The Pongo abelii isolate AG06213 chromosome 20, NHGRI_mPonAbe1-v2.0_pri, whole genome shotgun sequence genome window below encodes:
- the LOC129051729 gene encoding olfactory receptor 2Z1 — MKIICHPMQTSCHSSAVLPAAKVHCVKHGGCESSVASDFILVGLFSHSGSLQLLFSPVAVMFVIGLLGNTVLFLICMDSWLHTPMCFLLSQLSLFDIGCPMVTIPKMAPDFLRGEGAISYGGCAAQIFFLTLMGVAEGILLVMSHDRYVAVCQPLQYPVLMRRQVCLLMVGSSWVVGVLNASIQTSITLHFPYCASRIVDHFFCEVPVLLKLSCADTSAYEMALSTSGVLILMLPLSLIATSYGHMLQAVLSMRSEEARHKAVTTCSLHITVVELFYDAAVFMYMVPGAYHSPQQDNVVSLFYSLVTPTLNPLIYSLRNRKVWMALVKVLSRAGLRQMC, encoded by the coding sequence ATGAAAATTATTTGCCATCCCATGCAGACTTCTTGCCATAGTTCAGCTGTTCTTCCTGCAGCTAAAGTGCATTGTGTAAAACATGGGGGATGTGAATCATCGGTGGCCTCAGACTTCATTCTGGTGGGCCTCTTCAGTCACTCAGGATCACTCCAGCTCCTCTTCTCCCCGGTGGCTGTCATGTTTGTCATAGGTCTTCTGGGCAACACCGTTCTCTTCTTGATCTGCATGGACTCCTGGCTCCACACGCCCATGTGCTTCCTGCTCAGCCAGCTCTCCCTGTTTGACATTGGCTGTCCCATGGTCACCATCCCCAAGATGGCACCAGACTTTCTGCGGGGAGAAGGTGCCATCTCCTATGGAGGTTGTGCAGCTCAAATATTCTTCCTCACACTGATGGGTGTGGCTGAGGGCATCCTGTTGGTCATGTCTCATGACCGTTATGTCGCTGTGTGCCAGCCCCTGCAGTATCCTGTACTTATGAGACGCCAGGTGTGTCTGCTGATGGTGGGCTCCTCCTGGGTGGTAGGTGTGCTCAATGCCTCCATCCAGACCTCCATCACCCTGCATTTTCCCTACTGTGCCTCCCGTATTGTGGATCACTTCTTCTGTGAGGTGCCAGTGCTACTGAAGCTCTCCTGTGCAGATACCTCTGCCTATGAGATGGCGCTGTCCACCTCGGGGGTGCTGATCCTAATGCTCCCTCTTTCCCTCATCGCCACCTCCTACGGCCACATGTTGCAGGCTGTTCTAAGCATGCGCTCAGAGGAGGCCAGACACAAGGCTGTCACCACCTGCTCCTTGCACATCACGGTAGTGGAGCTGTTTTATGATGCGGCCGTGTTCATGTACATGGTGCCTGGCGCCTACCACAGTCCACAGCAGGATAACGTGGTTTCCCTCTTCTATAGCCTTGTCACCCCTACACTCAACCCCCTTATCTACAGTCTGAGGAACCGGAAGGTGTGGATGGCTTTGGTCAAAGTGCTTAGCAGAGCTGGACTCAGGCAAATGTGCTGA